A DNA window from Sphingopyxis macrogoltabida contains the following coding sequences:
- the feoB gene encoding ferrous iron transporter B: MTGAIPSIALVGNPNAGKSSLFNALTGARQKIANYPGVTVERKAGHASFADGRPISLIDLPGSYSLTPASPDEAVTRDVIMGRQHGEQRPDALVVVLDAANLDNHLCFALELIALGLPTVVALNMLDLAERDGLTLDPARLSAELGVPVVPTVAVRRRGLTELLAALDEAMRTQVPRTDAAAAAPAADKSLHQRARAISRAATLAETPVRRWTQRVDAVVLHPVAGFAILLALMFVMFQAVYAWAGPPADALEGLVGTAQQWVVANLPENFLRDLVVEGLLAGVGAVVVFLPQILILFLFILLLEASGYMTRAAFLMDGLMAKVGLSGRGFIPLLSSFACAVPGIMATRAIPDAKDRLTTILIAPLMTCSARLPVYALIIAAFIPDRGVGGTSIGLQGLVLFGLYLAGIVGALAVAFALRRTVAKGDAAGFMMEMPRYQMPQWRDIAIGLWQRAWIFLRRAGTIIAMTTVILWLLLSFPKAPAGESQVEYSVAGRIASGLEVAVAPIGFNHDIALALIPAMAAREVAVSAMATANAIDAGDDEEAMAESLGERLQGKWSLATALAFLAWFVFAPQCISTIAITRRETNGWKWPMFMVGYLFLLAYAAAGITYWTAVAFGLG; this comes from the coding sequence ATGACCGGCGCCATCCCGTCGATCGCGCTGGTCGGCAACCCCAATGCCGGCAAATCGAGCCTGTTCAACGCGCTGACCGGCGCGCGGCAAAAAATTGCCAATTACCCGGGCGTCACCGTCGAACGAAAGGCGGGGCATGCCAGTTTCGCCGACGGCCGTCCGATCTCGCTGATCGACCTGCCCGGCAGCTACAGCCTGACCCCGGCGAGCCCCGACGAGGCGGTGACGCGCGACGTCATCATGGGCCGCCAGCATGGCGAGCAGCGCCCCGATGCGCTGGTCGTCGTGCTCGATGCCGCGAACCTCGACAACCATCTCTGCTTTGCGCTCGAACTGATCGCGCTCGGCCTGCCGACCGTCGTCGCGCTCAACATGCTCGACCTTGCCGAGCGCGACGGGCTGACGCTCGACCCGGCACGGCTCTCGGCCGAACTCGGCGTCCCCGTCGTCCCGACCGTCGCGGTGCGGCGGCGCGGCCTGACCGAGCTGCTCGCCGCGCTCGACGAGGCGATGCGGACGCAGGTGCCGCGCACCGATGCCGCCGCCGCGGCGCCGGCCGCCGACAAGTCGCTGCACCAGCGCGCCCGCGCCATTTCGCGCGCCGCGACGCTTGCCGAAACGCCGGTGCGCCGCTGGACGCAGCGCGTTGATGCGGTGGTGCTCCACCCGGTCGCGGGCTTTGCGATCCTGCTCGCGCTGATGTTCGTGATGTTCCAGGCGGTCTATGCCTGGGCCGGCCCGCCCGCCGACGCACTCGAGGGCCTCGTCGGCACGGCGCAGCAATGGGTGGTCGCCAACCTCCCCGAAAATTTCCTCCGCGACCTTGTCGTCGAGGGGCTGCTCGCGGGCGTCGGCGCGGTCGTCGTCTTCCTGCCGCAGATCCTGATCCTCTTCCTCTTCATCCTCCTCCTCGAAGCGTCGGGCTATATGACGCGCGCCGCGTTCCTGATGGACGGGCTGATGGCCAAGGTCGGATTGTCGGGACGCGGTTTCATCCCGCTGCTCTCCAGCTTTGCCTGCGCCGTTCCCGGGATCATGGCGACGCGTGCGATTCCCGATGCGAAGGACCGGCTGACGACGATCCTGATCGCGCCGCTGATGACCTGTTCGGCGCGATTGCCGGTCTATGCGCTGATCATCGCCGCCTTCATCCCCGATCGCGGCGTCGGCGGCACGAGCATCGGATTGCAGGGGCTGGTGCTGTTCGGTCTCTATCTTGCCGGCATCGTCGGCGCGCTCGCCGTCGCCTTCGCGCTCCGCCGCACGGTGGCAAAGGGCGACGCCGCGGGCTTCATGATGGAAATGCCGCGCTACCAGATGCCGCAGTGGCGCGACATCGCGATCGGCCTGTGGCAGCGCGCATGGATCTTCCTCCGCCGCGCCGGGACGATCATCGCGATGACCACCGTCATCCTGTGGCTGCTCCTGAGCTTCCCCAAGGCGCCCGCAGGCGAAAGCCAGGTCGAATATAGCGTCGCCGGCCGCATCGCGAGCGGGCTGGAGGTCGCGGTCGCGCCGATCGGCTTCAACCACGACATCGCGCTCGCGCTGATCCCGGCGATGGCGGCGCGCGAGGTCGCGGTGTCGGCGATGGCGACCGCCAACGCGATCGACGCGGGCGACGACGAGGAGGCGATGGCCGAATCGCTCGGCGAACGGCTGCAGGGCAAATGGAGCCTCGCCACCGCGCTCGCCTTTCTCGCCTGGTTCGTCTTCGCGCCGCAATGCATTTCGACGATCGCCATCACCCGGCGAGAGACCAACGGGTGGAAATGGCCCATGTTCATGGTTGGCTATTTGTTCCTGCTCGCCTATGCCGCAGCAGGTATCACTTACTGGACAGCCGTCGCCTTTGGCCTAGGCTGA
- a CDS encoding alkene reductase — protein MTASLFDPISLGAIAAPNRIIMAPLTRGRAGPGFVPNELARDYYRQRASAGLIISEATGISQEGLGWPSAPGLWTDAQVEGWEPVTEAVHAAGGRIVAQLWHMGRLVHSVFNDGKQPVSASATTGTGRAHTPVGRRDLEEARPLRLDEIPRLIGDYVKAAENAKRAGFDGVQLHGANGYLIDQFLRDGSNLRDDDYGGPVENRIRLLREVTEALIGVWGKDRVAVRLSPNGETQGVDDSAPETLFPAAAAALDALGIAFLELREPGPDGTFGKTDVPKQSPAIRQAFKGPLILNSDYNVALAEQALADGLADAIAFGRPFIGNPDLVERIRAGAEWAADNPQTWYSPGAEGYTDYPALVAA, from the coding sequence ATGACCGCATCGCTGTTCGATCCGATTTCGCTGGGCGCCATCGCGGCGCCGAACCGCATCATCATGGCGCCGTTGACGCGTGGCCGGGCCGGGCCGGGTTTCGTCCCCAACGAACTGGCGCGCGATTATTACCGCCAGCGCGCCTCGGCGGGGCTGATCATTTCGGAAGCGACGGGGATTTCGCAGGAGGGTCTCGGCTGGCCGAGCGCGCCCGGCCTCTGGACCGACGCGCAGGTTGAGGGCTGGGAGCCGGTGACCGAGGCGGTGCACGCGGCGGGCGGGCGCATCGTCGCGCAGCTCTGGCACATGGGGCGGCTCGTCCATTCGGTGTTCAACGACGGCAAGCAGCCGGTCTCGGCCTCGGCGACGACGGGCACCGGCCGCGCGCACACGCCGGTCGGGCGCCGCGACCTCGAGGAGGCGCGCCCGCTGCGCCTCGACGAGATTCCGCGGCTGATCGGCGATTATGTCAAGGCGGCCGAAAATGCGAAGCGCGCCGGTTTCGACGGGGTCCAGCTCCACGGCGCGAACGGCTATCTGATCGACCAGTTCCTGCGCGACGGCAGCAATTTGCGCGACGACGATTATGGCGGCCCGGTCGAGAACCGCATCCGGTTGCTGCGCGAAGTGACCGAGGCGCTGATCGGCGTCTGGGGCAAGGACCGTGTTGCGGTGCGCCTGTCGCCCAACGGCGAAACGCAGGGCGTCGACGACAGCGCGCCCGAAACGCTGTTCCCGGCCGCCGCCGCGGCGCTCGATGCGCTCGGCATCGCCTTTCTCGAACTGCGCGAGCCGGGCCCTGACGGGACCTTTGGCAAGACGGATGTGCCGAAGCAGTCGCCGGCGATCCGGCAGGCCTTCAAGGGACCGCTGATCCTCAACAGCGACTATAACGTCGCGCTCGCCGAGCAAGCGCTGGCGGACGGTTTGGCCGACGCCATCGCCTTCGGCCGCCCGTTCATCGGCAACCCCGACCTCGTTGAACGCATCCGCGCCGGCGCCGAATGGGCCGCCGACAATCCGCAGACCTGGTATTCGCCAGGCGCGGAAGGATACACCGACTATCCCGCGCTGGTCGCGGCCTGA
- a CDS encoding COQ9 family protein, whose amino-acid sequence MAMASILPADPTLDEIRAALAPLIAGNAAFDGFGDAALVGAAARAGVDPDVARLAFPGGGRDMVDAWFADIDARMAAKWPAEKLATLKIRERITTLVETRIDLLSPDRESLRRALALLALPGNAPHAAKLGWRAADLMWRLAGDTATDYNHYSKRAILGAVYASTMAVFLNDDSDGFADTRAFLARRIDAVMRFEGWKHRRAANRIARPSLARFVGRLRYPGR is encoded by the coding sequence ATGGCTATGGCTTCCATCCTGCCCGCCGATCCCACCCTCGACGAGATTCGCGCTGCGCTCGCGCCGCTGATTGCCGGGAATGCCGCGTTCGACGGTTTCGGCGACGCCGCGCTCGTCGGAGCCGCCGCGCGGGCCGGCGTCGATCCCGACGTCGCACGGCTCGCCTTTCCCGGCGGCGGCCGCGATATGGTCGACGCATGGTTCGCCGACATCGATGCGCGCATGGCGGCGAAATGGCCGGCGGAGAAGCTGGCGACGCTGAAGATTCGCGAACGTATCACGACGCTCGTCGAAACGCGCATCGACCTGTTGTCGCCCGATCGCGAATCGCTGCGCCGCGCGCTGGCGCTCCTCGCGCTGCCGGGCAATGCGCCGCACGCCGCAAAGCTCGGCTGGCGCGCCGCCGACCTGATGTGGCGCCTCGCGGGCGATACCGCGACCGACTATAATCACTACAGCAAGCGCGCGATCCTGGGCGCCGTCTACGCCTCGACGATGGCGGTGTTCCTCAATGACGACAGCGACGGTTTCGCCGATACCCGCGCCTTCCTTGCGCGGCGGATCGACGCGGTGATGCGCTTCGAGGGCTGGAAACACCGCCGCGCCGCGAACCGCATTGCCCGACCCAGCCTCGCCCGCTTCGTCGGCCGCCTCCGCTACCCGGGGCGCTGA
- the ribH gene encoding 6,7-dimethyl-8-ribityllumazine synthase → MAHVLIVEARFYSHLNDMLIDGVKSALEAEGHSHETVTVPGALEVPAAISLAADSGRYDAYVALGVVIRGETYHFEVVSNESARGIMALTLDGLAIGNGILTVENEEQALARADKTRKDKGGEAAKAALAMLALKEQFGIG, encoded by the coding sequence ATGGCGCATGTGCTGATCGTCGAAGCCCGCTTTTACAGCCACCTCAACGACATGCTGATCGATGGCGTGAAGAGCGCGCTCGAGGCCGAAGGACATAGCCACGAGACGGTGACCGTCCCCGGCGCGCTCGAAGTGCCGGCCGCGATCTCGCTCGCCGCCGACAGCGGCCGCTACGATGCCTATGTCGCATTGGGCGTCGTGATCCGCGGCGAAACCTATCATTTCGAGGTGGTCTCGAACGAAAGCGCGCGCGGCATCATGGCGCTGACCCTCGACGGCCTCGCGATCGGCAACGGCATCCTCACCGTCGAAAATGAAGAACAGGCGCTTGCGCGCGCCGACAAGACGCGCAAGGATAAGGGCGGCGAAGCGGCGAAGGCTGCGCTCGCGATGCTGGCCCTGAAGGAACAATTCGGCATTGGCTGA
- a CDS encoding FeoA family protein, with amino-acid sequence MTAALEHLLDRAPLGVAVRIARIDWNAMSADEGRRLREFGLMEGVEITPLHRGSIFSRDPLALAVGRMRVIIRARQAAMITVEAAAGDERRSA; translated from the coding sequence ATGACTGCTGCACTTGAACATTTGCTGGACCGGGCGCCGCTGGGCGTCGCGGTGCGGATCGCGCGTATCGACTGGAATGCCATGTCCGCCGACGAGGGGCGCCGCCTGCGCGAATTCGGTCTGATGGAAGGGGTCGAAATCACCCCCCTGCACCGCGGCAGCATCTTTTCGCGCGACCCGCTCGCGCTCGCGGTCGGGCGGATGCGCGTCATCATTCGCGCGCGGCAGGCAGCGATGATCACCGTCGAAGCGGCCGCCGGGGACGAAAGGCGAAGCGCATGA
- a CDS encoding YcgN family cysteine cluster protein, translating to MAGATSQPPFWEAPLASLDAGQWEALCDGCGKCCLHKLEDEDTGRIYPTNVACRLLDLQTARCGDYKHRRRHVPDCLTLTKAKVDGIEWLPQTCAYRLRAEGEPLPDWHYLVCGDRDAVHRAGESIVGWTVSEDMAGPLENHLVERVV from the coding sequence ATGGCGGGGGCGACATCGCAGCCCCCCTTCTGGGAAGCGCCGCTCGCCAGCCTCGACGCCGGCCAGTGGGAGGCGCTGTGCGACGGCTGCGGCAAATGCTGCCTGCACAAGCTGGAGGATGAAGACACCGGCCGCATCTATCCGACCAACGTCGCGTGCCGGCTGCTCGATCTCCAGACCGCGCGCTGCGGCGATTACAAGCATCGCCGCCGCCACGTCCCCGATTGCCTGACGCTGACCAAGGCCAAGGTCGACGGCATCGAATGGCTGCCGCAGACCTGCGCCTATCGCCTGCGCGCCGAAGGCGAGCCCTTGCCCGACTGGCATTATCTGGTTTGCGGCGACCGCGATGCCGTCCACCGCGCCGGCGAATCGATCGTCGGCTGGACGGTCAGCGAGGATATGGCCGGGCCGCTCGAGAATCATCTTGTCGAACGCGTCGTCTGA
- a CDS encoding ankyrin repeat domain-containing protein produces MFRRVKFRFIAPLLAVAIGAGAFTASPALAQFRGGFAFLQAVENRDGTKATDALKDDATLVNTRHPDRGETALAIVTKRRDTSWLRFLISKGADPSIADRQGVTPLMHAALLNYVDGAQELLDDKAPVDQVNRRGETALILAVQAKNAAMVRLLVKNGANADKADHIAGMSARDYAKRDDRTGQLLALIDSKPDGVPRDNSAVFGPK; encoded by the coding sequence ATGTTCCGACGCGTGAAATTCCGTTTCATCGCACCCTTGCTCGCCGTGGCCATCGGCGCCGGGGCGTTTACCGCGTCGCCGGCGCTCGCGCAGTTCCGCGGCGGCTTTGCGTTCCTGCAGGCGGTCGAGAACCGCGACGGCACCAAGGCGACCGACGCGCTGAAGGACGACGCGACGCTCGTCAACACCCGCCACCCCGACCGCGGCGAGACCGCGCTGGCGATCGTCACCAAACGCCGCGATACGAGCTGGCTGCGCTTCCTGATCAGCAAGGGCGCCGATCCTTCGATCGCCGACCGGCAGGGGGTGACGCCGCTGATGCACGCCGCGCTGCTCAATTATGTCGATGGCGCGCAGGAATTGCTCGATGACAAGGCGCCGGTCGACCAGGTCAACCGCCGCGGCGAAACCGCGCTGATCCTTGCCGTGCAGGCAAAAAATGCGGCGATGGTCCGCCTGCTCGTCAAAAACGGTGCCAACGCCGACAAGGCCGACCATATCGCCGGCATGTCGGCGCGCGACTATGCCAAGCGCGACGACCGGACCGGGCAATTGCTGGCCCTGATCGACTCGAAGCCCGATGGAGTGCCGCGTGACAATAGCGCGGTGTTCGGACCGAAATGA
- a CDS encoding M48 family metallopeptidase, translated as MSNASSDFRAEGPHILVGDEAWPVRLVHHAQSRRYRLVFDAPRGELRLTLPRRANAARALKWASEQQEWLAEQVGKAALPVLVGPGAAVPVFGALRRIDWSAAAPRAVRLDDEALILGGPRETVGRRVERWLKGEALALMERESREIAARAGLTVGRVGVGDPRSRWGSCTATGDLRYSWRLVMAPAHVRRATVAHEVAHLRHMDHGPDFHALVDELHDGDVAAARGWLRREGRGLHRYRFTA; from the coding sequence TTGTCGAACGCGTCGTCTGATTTCCGGGCAGAGGGCCCGCACATCCTGGTCGGCGACGAAGCCTGGCCGGTGCGGCTTGTCCATCACGCGCAGTCGCGCCGTTACCGGCTGGTGTTCGACGCGCCGCGCGGCGAACTGCGCCTGACCCTGCCGCGCCGCGCCAACGCCGCGCGCGCGCTCAAATGGGCGAGCGAACAGCAGGAGTGGCTCGCCGAACAGGTCGGCAAGGCGGCGCTGCCGGTGCTTGTCGGGCCCGGTGCGGCGGTCCCCGTTTTCGGTGCCCTCCGCCGTATCGACTGGTCGGCAGCGGCGCCGCGCGCGGTGCGGCTGGACGATGAGGCGCTCATCCTCGGCGGGCCGCGCGAAACCGTCGGGCGGCGCGTCGAGCGCTGGCTGAAGGGCGAGGCGCTGGCGCTGATGGAGCGCGAAAGCCGCGAGATCGCCGCGCGCGCCGGACTGACAGTCGGCCGGGTCGGCGTGGGCGATCCGCGCAGCCGCTGGGGCAGTTGCACCGCGACCGGCGACCTGCGCTATAGCTGGCGGCTGGTGATGGCGCCCGCGCACGTGCGCCGCGCCACCGTGGCGCACGAAGTCGCGCATCTGCGGCACATGGACCATGGCCCCGACTTCCACGCGCTGGTCGACGAACTGCACGACGGCGATGTCGCCGCGGCGCGCGGCTGGCTGCGCCGCGAAGGGCGCGGGCTGCACCGCTACCGGTTTACGGCCTAG
- a CDS encoding DMT family transporter, with the protein MTAKIEGIDGADGAPLRAGRWGFAALLFGNIALSLGAMLVRLADTGPVASAFWRLLLALPLLALFAWREAGGRVPPRGAVIVAAGAGVFFALDLAAWHVGIVQTKVANATLFGNSASLFLILWSIFLTRSLPRGWQALAILLAFAGSALLMGQSYELSPDYLVGDLLSLLAGVLYTVYVILMQRVRGTLAPWTALGISSFFSAPILLGVALALGESVMPHNWTPLILLALTSQVIGQGLIIWSLPRFSPLVLGLTLLVQPAFAAFAGWWAFGETLGPIDLFGGMMVGAALVLIRLPSRTAQPI; encoded by the coding sequence ATGACAGCGAAGATCGAAGGCATCGATGGCGCGGACGGCGCGCCGCTGCGTGCAGGCCGCTGGGGTTTCGCGGCGCTGTTATTCGGCAACATTGCGCTGTCGCTGGGCGCGATGCTCGTACGGCTCGCCGATACCGGCCCCGTCGCCTCGGCCTTCTGGCGCCTGCTCCTGGCGCTGCCCCTGCTGGCGCTGTTTGCATGGCGCGAAGCGGGCGGACGGGTGCCGCCGCGCGGCGCGGTGATCGTTGCAGCAGGCGCAGGGGTATTCTTCGCGCTCGACCTCGCCGCCTGGCACGTCGGAATAGTCCAGACCAAGGTCGCGAACGCAACGCTGTTCGGCAACAGCGCCAGCCTGTTCCTCATTCTGTGGAGCATTTTCCTGACGCGTAGCCTGCCGCGCGGCTGGCAGGCGCTTGCCATCCTGCTCGCCTTTGCAGGCTCGGCGCTGCTGATGGGGCAAAGCTATGAACTGTCGCCCGACTATCTGGTCGGCGACCTGCTCAGCCTGCTCGCCGGGGTGCTCTATACCGTCTATGTCATCCTGATGCAGCGCGTGCGCGGTACGCTCGCGCCGTGGACCGCGCTCGGCATCTCCTCCTTCTTCAGCGCCCCCATCCTGCTCGGCGTCGCGCTTGCCCTCGGCGAATCGGTCATGCCGCATAACTGGACGCCGCTGATTCTGCTCGCGCTGACCAGCCAGGTCATCGGGCAGGGGCTGATCATCTGGTCGCTGCCGCGCTTCTCGCCGCTCGTGCTCGGGCTGACCCTGCTCGTCCAGCCGGCGTTCGCCGCTTTCGCGGGCTGGTGGGCCTTCGGAGAAACCCTCGGCCCGATCGACCTTTTCGGCGGGATGATGGTCGGGGCGGCGCTGGTATTGATCCGGTTGCCGAGCCGCACCGCGCAGCCTATCTGA
- the ssb gene encoding single-stranded DNA-binding protein produces MAGSVNKVILIGNLGADPEIKSFQNGGKIANIRIATSEQWKDRMSGERKERTEWHNVVVNGDGLVGVVERYLKKGSKVYIEGSLRTRKWQDRDGNDRYTTEVVIAGMGGTLTMLDGAPGGGGSRGGDSWSQGGGSSGGWDQGGGSGGSSGGGGSGGGWNQGGGGGSGGGRPPFDDDLDDDVPF; encoded by the coding sequence ATGGCTGGCAGCGTCAACAAGGTAATTTTGATCGGCAATCTCGGCGCCGATCCCGAAATCAAATCGTTCCAGAACGGCGGCAAGATCGCCAACATCCGCATCGCGACCAGCGAACAGTGGAAAGACCGCATGTCGGGCGAGCGCAAGGAGCGCACCGAATGGCATAATGTCGTCGTCAACGGCGACGGGCTGGTCGGGGTGGTCGAGCGTTACCTGAAAAAGGGCTCGAAGGTTTACATCGAAGGGTCCTTGCGCACCCGCAAGTGGCAGGACCGCGACGGCAACGACCGCTACACGACCGAAGTCGTGATTGCGGGCATGGGCGGCACGCTGACCATGCTCGACGGCGCCCCCGGCGGCGGCGGTTCGCGCGGCGGCGATAGCTGGTCGCAGGGCGGCGGCTCGTCGGGCGGCTGGGATCAGGGCGGCGGTTCGGGCGGAAGCTCGGGCGGCGGCGGTTCGGGTGGCGGCTGGAACCAGGGCGGCGGTGGCGGCTCGGGCGGCGGACGCCCGCCGTTCGACGACGATCTGGACGACGACGTCCCCTTCTGA
- a CDS encoding MmcB family DNA repair protein: MASDLLTAADVARGVCRLFAQQGLVAIPEVPLPNGRRTDLTAIDARGNITIVEIKVSRADLHGDGKWPDYCDWCDRFYWALAAGLDPAILETEGYRPESSGLIVADRYGAAVVREAASCNLAPARRKAELLRIGRLAMRRSMLAADPELAAGWMEG; this comes from the coding sequence ATGGCGAGTGACCTGCTGACCGCCGCGGACGTCGCGCGCGGCGTATGCCGGCTGTTCGCGCAGCAGGGGCTGGTCGCGATCCCCGAGGTGCCGCTGCCCAACGGGCGGCGCACCGACCTCACCGCCATCGACGCGAGGGGCAATATCACCATCGTCGAGATCAAGGTCAGCCGCGCCGACCTGCACGGCGACGGCAAATGGCCCGACTATTGCGACTGGTGCGACCGTTTCTATTGGGCGCTCGCGGCGGGGCTCGACCCCGCGATCCTCGAAACCGAGGGCTACCGGCCCGAAAGCTCGGGGCTGATCGTCGCCGACCGCTATGGCGCCGCAGTCGTGCGCGAAGCCGCGAGCTGCAATCTCGCCCCCGCCCGGCGCAAGGCCGAATTGCTCCGCATCGGCCGCCTCGCGATGCGGCGGTCGATGCTCGCGGCCGATCCCGAACTGGCGGCGGGGTGGATGGAAGGCTGA
- the ribB gene encoding 3,4-dihydroxy-2-butanone-4-phosphate synthase produces MSTQLIDRIRGIVDDGTMSRSGLARAAGLHANSLRDLDSPGWNPTAETLRKLENWLANGSDLSPMASPEEIIAEARNGRMFILVDDEDRENEGDLVIPAQMATPDAVNFMATHGRGLICLTLTRARVDLLGLELMSRANGTRHETAFTTSIEAREGVTTGISAADRARTVSVAIDGAKGRDDIVTPGHVFPLIARDGGVLVRAGHTEASVDIARLAGLNPSGVICEIMNDDGSMARLDDLIPFARRHGLKIGTIADLIAYRHRNDRLVECVADEPFESDYGGDWRLKSYRNKIDGSINMVLQKGAVDPDGVTLVRMHPVSLLDDLMGRPGARKRRLQRSMDAIGEAGSGVIVLLMRPLPGSAEAEATPPPSGGMDLRTYGIGAQILADLGVHAMELLTPSHNNLVGLEGYGLSVVGERSIPGEAA; encoded by the coding sequence ATGTCTACACAGCTCATCGACCGCATTCGCGGCATCGTCGACGACGGGACCATGTCCCGTTCGGGTCTTGCGCGCGCCGCCGGCCTGCACGCCAACAGCCTGCGCGACCTCGATTCGCCCGGCTGGAACCCGACGGCCGAGACGCTGCGCAAGCTCGAAAACTGGCTCGCGAACGGCAGCGACCTGTCGCCGATGGCCAGTCCCGAGGAAATCATTGCCGAGGCGCGCAACGGCCGCATGTTCATCCTCGTCGACGACGAGGATCGCGAGAATGAGGGCGATCTGGTCATCCCGGCGCAGATGGCGACCCCCGATGCGGTTAATTTCATGGCGACGCACGGCCGCGGGCTGATCTGCCTGACCCTGACCAGGGCACGCGTCGACCTGCTCGGGCTCGAGCTGATGAGCCGCGCCAACGGCACGCGCCACGAAACCGCGTTCACCACCTCGATCGAGGCGCGCGAGGGCGTCACCACCGGCATTTCGGCCGCCGACCGCGCCCGCACCGTCTCGGTCGCGATCGACGGCGCCAAGGGCCGCGACGATATCGTCACCCCCGGCCATGTCTTTCCGCTGATCGCCCGCGACGGCGGCGTGCTCGTCCGCGCCGGCCATACCGAGGCGTCGGTCGACATCGCGCGCCTCGCCGGGCTCAACCCGTCGGGCGTGATCTGCGAGATCATGAACGACGACGGCTCGATGGCGCGGCTCGACGACCTCATCCCCTTCGCGCGGCGCCACGGGCTGAAGATCGGGACGATCGCCGACCTGATCGCCTATCGCCACCGCAACGACCGGCTGGTCGAATGCGTCGCCGACGAACCGTTCGAATCGGATTATGGCGGCGACTGGCGGCTCAAATCCTATCGCAACAAGATCGACGGCAGCATCAACATGGTACTCCAGAAGGGCGCCGTCGATCCCGACGGCGTGACGCTGGTGCGCATGCATCCGGTGTCGCTGCTCGACGATCTGATGGGCCGCCCCGGCGCACGCAAGCGCCGCCTGCAACGCTCGATGGACGCGATCGGCGAAGCCGGATCGGGGGTCATCGTCCTCCTGATGCGCCCGCTGCCCGGGTCGGCCGAGGCCGAAGCGACACCGCCGCCGAGCGGCGGCATGGACCTCAGGACCTATGGTATCGGCGCCCAGATTCTCGCCGACCTTGGCGTCCATGCGATGGAACTGCTCACCCCCTCGCACAACAATCTCGTCGGCCTCGAAGGCTATGGCCTGTCGGTCGTCGGCGAACGCTCGATCCCCGGGGAGGCCGCATAA
- a CDS encoding SCO family protein: MMNIAIMGQKLVRSSLLLFFTAALAGCGGPAASPPAAKPPLEGARIGGPFTLTDQNGKTVKDSDFAGKYRLVYFGYSFCPDICPVDLQKLMRGLSQFEKADAARGAKVAPLFITVDPARDTPEALKPFVARYHPRLLGLTGTPEQIAAVAKAYVVTYHKVEGSAPDRYLMAHSQLAFLMDPDGKPLALVPLDDPSTDPDEGAPDKVAAELAKWVK, from the coding sequence ATGATGAATATCGCAATTATGGGACAAAAGCTTGTCCGTTCAAGCCTGCTGCTGTTCTTTACCGCGGCGCTTGCCGGATGCGGCGGTCCCGCCGCGTCGCCGCCCGCCGCGAAGCCGCCGCTCGAAGGGGCGCGGATCGGCGGCCCGTTCACGCTGACCGACCAGAATGGCAAGACGGTCAAGGACAGCGATTTCGCCGGAAAATATCGTCTCGTCTATTTCGGCTACAGCTTCTGCCCCGACATTTGCCCGGTCGATCTGCAAAAGCTGATGCGCGGCCTGTCGCAATTCGAAAAGGCCGATGCCGCGCGCGGCGCCAAGGTCGCGCCGCTCTTCATCACCGTCGATCCGGCGCGCGACACGCCCGAAGCGCTGAAGCCCTTCGTGGCACGCTATCACCCGCGCCTGCTCGGACTGACCGGCACGCCCGAACAGATCGCGGCAGTGGCAAAGGCCTATGTCGTCACCTATCACAAGGTCGAAGGATCGGCCCCCGACCGCTATCTGATGGCGCACAGCCAGCTGGCCTTCCTGATGGACCCCGACGGCAAGCCGCTGGCGCTCGTGCCGCTCGACGACCCGTCGACCGATCCCGACGAAGGCGCGCCCGACAAGGTCGCCGCCGAGCTGGCGAAGTGGGTCAAGTGA